A stretch of the Enterobacteriaceae bacterium ESL0689 genome encodes the following:
- a CDS encoding D-alanine--D-alanine ligase, with translation MADKVAVIHGGTSAERDVSLHSGAAVLAGLRQADIEAYLVDPCDVDITQLKQMGFTKAFIALHGRGGEDGTLQGVLDFIQLPYTGSGVMASAITMDKNRSKLLWQGAGLPVAPWLTLTRSQFSAGLSADIEQQIAALGLPLMVKPSREGSSVGMSKVSVSAALYDALTLAFQHDDEVLIEKWLSGPEFTVAIVGEEILPSIRIQTTETFYDYGAKYLSDETQYFCPGFEDATREAEIQDLVWKAWSALGCRGWGRIDVMLDSDGRFYLLEANTSPGMTSHSLVPMAARQAGMDFSQLVVRILNLAG, from the coding sequence ATGGCTGATAAAGTCGCAGTTATTCATGGCGGTACGTCTGCTGAACGTGACGTATCGCTACATTCTGGTGCGGCTGTTCTTGCCGGTTTACGCCAGGCTGATATCGAGGCTTATCTGGTCGATCCTTGTGATGTCGATATAACCCAGCTAAAGCAGATGGGATTTACCAAAGCATTTATTGCGCTGCATGGTCGCGGTGGCGAAGATGGCACACTGCAGGGCGTGCTGGACTTTATTCAACTGCCTTATACCGGCAGTGGGGTGATGGCTTCAGCGATCACGATGGACAAAAACCGCAGCAAATTATTATGGCAGGGCGCGGGACTGCCAGTCGCACCCTGGCTGACCTTAACACGTAGCCAGTTCAGTGCCGGTCTTTCTGCCGACATTGAGCAGCAGATTGCGGCATTGGGTTTACCCTTAATGGTTAAGCCTTCCCGGGAAGGCTCCAGTGTTGGCATGTCGAAAGTCAGTGTCAGTGCGGCACTGTATGATGCGCTCACGCTGGCGTTTCAGCATGATGATGAAGTTCTGATTGAAAAATGGCTGAGTGGCCCTGAATTTACCGTCGCGATTGTCGGTGAAGAAATATTACCGTCAATCCGTATTCAGACGACAGAAACCTTCTATGATTATGGAGCAAAATATCTCTCTGACGAAACGCAATATTTTTGTCCCGGTTTTGAGGATGCCACCCGTGAGGCGGAAATTCAGGATCTGGTGTGGAAGGCCTGGAGTGCACTCGGTTGTCGGGGATGGGGACGAATAGATGTTATGCTGGATAGTGATGGTCGGTTTTACCTGCTGGAAGCCAATACTTCCCCTGGCATGACCAGCCACAGTCTGGTGCCAATGGCGGCGCGTCAGGCCGGAATGGATTTTTCGCAGCTGGTGGTGCGAATTTTGAACCTGGCGGGGTGA
- the ftsZ gene encoding cell division protein FtsZ, with translation MFEPMELTNDAVIKVIGVGGGGGNAVEHMVREHIEGVEFFAVNTDAQALRKTAVGQTIQIGCGITKGLGAGANPEVGRNAADEDRDALRAALEGADMVFIAAGMGGGTGTGAAPVVAEVAKELGILTVAVVTKPFNFEGKKRMAFAEQGISELSKHVDSLITIPNDKLLKVLGRGISLLDAFGAANDVLKGAVQGIAELITRPGLMNVDFADVRTVMSEMGYAMMGSGVAGGEDRAEEAAEMAISSPLLEDIDLSGARGVLVNITAGFDLRLDEFETVGNTIRAFASDNATVVIGTSLDPEMNDELRVTVVATGIGVDKRPEITLVTNKSAQQPMMERYQHNMSPMTQDQKTAAKVVNDTISPAAKEPDYLDIPAFLRKQAD, from the coding sequence ATGTTTGAACCTATGGAACTGACCAATGACGCGGTGATTAAAGTCATCGGCGTCGGTGGTGGTGGTGGTAATGCTGTTGAACATATGGTGCGTGAGCACATTGAAGGCGTTGAGTTCTTTGCAGTCAATACTGATGCCCAGGCGTTGCGTAAAACGGCTGTTGGCCAGACCATTCAGATTGGTTGTGGTATCACCAAAGGTTTGGGTGCGGGTGCTAACCCGGAAGTAGGCCGCAATGCAGCGGATGAAGACCGTGATGCATTACGTGCTGCGCTTGAAGGTGCTGACATGGTATTTATCGCTGCCGGAATGGGGGGCGGTACTGGGACCGGCGCTGCACCGGTTGTCGCAGAAGTGGCGAAAGAGCTCGGCATCCTGACAGTGGCTGTCGTCACTAAGCCGTTTAATTTTGAAGGCAAAAAACGCATGGCGTTTGCCGAACAAGGCATTTCTGAGCTCTCTAAACATGTCGATTCACTGATCACCATTCCCAATGATAAATTATTGAAAGTTCTTGGGCGTGGTATTTCGTTACTGGATGCTTTTGGTGCGGCGAATGATGTGCTGAAAGGCGCTGTCCAGGGTATCGCTGAATTGATCACCCGTCCGGGATTAATGAATGTCGACTTCGCGGATGTGCGTACTGTGATGTCTGAAATGGGCTATGCCATGATGGGTTCTGGTGTAGCGGGTGGTGAAGATCGGGCAGAAGAAGCCGCTGAAATGGCAATCTCTTCACCGTTACTGGAAGATATTGATCTGTCTGGTGCGCGTGGCGTTCTGGTGAATATTACTGCTGGTTTCGATTTGCGTCTGGATGAGTTTGAAACGGTGGGGAATACGATCCGTGCTTTCGCTTCGGATAATGCGACAGTGGTTATCGGGACTTCTCTTGATCCGGAGATGAATGATGAACTGCGGGTCACCGTAGTGGCTACTGGCATTGGTGTCGATAAGCGCCCGGAGATCACACTGGTCACTAATAAATCAGCACAGCAGCCGATGATGGAGCGCTACCAGCATAATATGTCGCCAATGACTCAGGATCAGAAAACAGCGGCAAAAGTGGTGAATGATACTATATCGCCAGCGGCGAAAGAGCCGGATTATCTGGATATCCCGGCATTTTTACGCAAACAAGCTGATTAA
- the ftsW gene encoding cell division protein FtsW: MRLSLPVFSGLLRALKGGVMSDWRKANDNQIMYDRLLLWLTLGLAAIGFIMVASASMPVGQRLANDPFLFAKRHGIYILLALGLAMVTLRLPMSFWQHYSSIMLIASIVMLLIVLVVGSSVNGASRWIALGPLRIQPAEFTKLSLFCYIANYLVRKGDEVRNNIRGFLKPMGVIFVLAILLLAQPDLGTVVVLFVTTLAMLFLGGAKLWQFIAIIGMGASAIILLIITESYRIRRVTSFWNPWQDPFGSGYQLTQSLMAFGRGEIWGQGLGNSVQKLAYLPEAHTDFIFAIIGEELGYIGVVLALLMVFCVAFRAMMIGRRALEREQRFSGFLACAIGVWFSFQALVNVGAAAGMLPTKGLTLPFISYGGSSLLIMSTAIMMLLRIDYETRLEKAQAFTRGV; encoded by the coding sequence ATGCGTTTGTCCCTCCCTGTTTTTAGCGGATTATTGCGTGCACTAAAAGGCGGGGTAATGAGCGACTGGCGGAAAGCTAACGATAACCAGATCATGTATGATCGCCTGTTATTATGGCTGACGCTTGGCCTGGCGGCGATCGGTTTTATTATGGTCGCCTCTGCCTCGATGCCCGTGGGTCAGCGTTTGGCGAATGATCCCTTCTTATTCGCCAAACGTCATGGAATCTATATTTTGCTGGCACTGGGGCTGGCGATGGTGACGTTACGTCTGCCGATGTCATTCTGGCAACACTACAGTAGTATCATGCTGATTGCCTCCATCGTGATGTTGTTGATTGTGCTGGTGGTGGGAAGCTCAGTGAATGGTGCGTCGCGCTGGATAGCCCTCGGGCCACTGCGTATTCAGCCCGCGGAGTTTACTAAACTGTCGCTGTTTTGCTATATCGCCAATTATCTGGTGCGTAAAGGCGATGAGGTACGCAACAATATCCGTGGCTTTTTAAAACCAATGGGGGTGATTTTTGTCCTTGCGATCCTGCTACTGGCACAACCGGATCTGGGAACCGTGGTTGTCTTGTTCGTCACGACCCTGGCAATGCTGTTTCTGGGAGGGGCGAAACTGTGGCAGTTTATCGCGATCATTGGTATGGGAGCGTCTGCGATCATTTTGCTAATCATTACCGAGTCCTATCGTATTCGTCGAGTTACCTCTTTCTGGAACCCGTGGCAGGATCCTTTCGGCAGTGGTTATCAGTTAACCCAATCGTTGATGGCGTTTGGCCGGGGCGAAATATGGGGACAAGGTTTAGGTAATTCAGTACAAAAACTGGCGTATTTACCTGAAGCGCATACTGACTTCATCTTTGCCATTATTGGTGAAGAACTGGGATATATCGGTGTGGTGCTGGCGTTATTAATGGTATTCTGCGTCGCTTTTCGCGCGATGATGATTGGTCGTCGCGCGCTGGAAAGAGAACAGCGGTTCTCAGGTTTTCTGGCCTGTGCGATCGGGGTCTGGTTTAGCTTCCAGGCACTGGTCAATGTCGGTGCGGCGGCAGGCATGTTGCCCACCAAAGGATTGACGCTGCCCTTTATCAGTTATGGTGGTTCCAGTTTGCTGATTATGTCAACAGCCATCATGATGCTGTTACGAATTGATTATGAAACACGTCTGGAAAAAGCGCAGGCGTTTACCCGGGGTGTGTAA
- the lpxC gene encoding UDP-3-O-acyl-N-acetylglucosamine deacetylase, protein MIKQRTLKRIVQATGVGLHTGKKVTLTLRPAPANTGVIYRRTDLNPPVDFPADAKSVRDTMLCTCLVNEHDVRISTVEHLNAALAGLGIDNIVIEVDAPEVPIMDGSAAPFVYLLLDAGIDELNCAKKFVRIKETVRVEEGDKWTEFRPYNGFSLDFTIDFHHPAIDASSQRYVLNFSADAFVRQISRARTFGFMRDIEYLQSRGLCLGGSFDCAIVVDDYRVLNEDGLRFDDEFVRHKMLDAIGDLFMCGHNIIGAFTAFKSGHALNNKLLQAVLVKQEAWEYVTFEDETELPVAFRAPSMVIA, encoded by the coding sequence ATGATCAAACAACGGACTCTTAAACGTATTGTTCAGGCGACAGGTGTCGGTTTACATACCGGTAAAAAAGTCACACTGACGTTGCGCCCTGCGCCAGCCAATACCGGGGTCATCTATCGTCGCACAGACTTAAATCCACCGGTTGATTTTCCGGCTGATGCTAAATCCGTGCGTGATACAATGCTCTGTACCTGTCTGGTCAACGAACACGATGTTCGGATTTCGACGGTCGAGCACCTGAATGCTGCATTAGCAGGACTGGGTATCGACAACATCGTTATCGAGGTTGACGCACCAGAAGTTCCCATTATGGATGGCAGTGCTGCACCGTTTGTTTACCTCTTGCTGGATGCAGGAATTGACGAACTCAATTGTGCCAAGAAATTTGTGCGTATCAAAGAAACGGTTCGTGTTGAAGAGGGAGACAAATGGACCGAGTTCAGACCCTATAATGGTTTCTCTCTGGATTTCACGATTGATTTCCATCATCCTGCGATTGACGCCAGTAGTCAGCGTTATGTGCTGAACTTCTCTGCTGATGCCTTTGTGCGTCAGATTAGTCGCGCAAGAACTTTTGGCTTTATGCGTGATATTGAATACTTACAGTCTCGTGGTTTGTGTCTGGGTGGTAGCTTCGATTGTGCTATTGTTGTTGATGATTACCGCGTATTAAATGAAGATGGTCTGCGTTTTGACGATGAATTTGTCCGTCACAAAATGCTGGACGCCATCGGTGATCTGTTTATGTGTGGCCATAATATTATCGGTGCCTTTACCGCGTTTAAATCAGGTCATGCATTGAATAATAAACTCTTGCAGGCGGTTCTGGTAAAACAGGAAGCCTGGGAATATGTCACATTTGAAGATGA
- the murC gene encoding UDP-N-acetylmuramate--L-alanine ligase: MNTQDLAKLRSIVPEMRRVRHIHFVGIGGAGMGGIAEVLANEGYQISGSDLAPNLVTQQLAKLGVTLYFNHRPENVRDASVVVVSSAISADNPEIVAAYEARIPVIRRAEMLAELMRFRHGIAVAGTHGKTTTTAMVACIYAEAGLDPTFVNGGLVKAAGVHARLGHSRYLIAEADESDASFLHLQPMVAIVTNIEADHMDTYQGDFAKLEQTFISFLHNLPFYGRAVLCVDDPVIRELLPRVGRQITTYGFSDDADIRIEDYHQVGAQGRFCLIRHDKEPLVVKLNAPGCHNALNAAAAVAVATEEGIDDAAILRALESFQGTGRRFDFLGEYPLAPVNGKSGSVMLIDDYGHHPTEVDATIKAARAGWPDKHLVMIFQPHRFTRTRDLYDDFANVLTQVDALLMLDVYPAGEAPIPGADSRSLCRTIRSRGKVDPIFISDAGQVAEMLASVLTGDDLVLVQGAGNIGRIARQLAEIKLVPQQAGIAYHG; this comes from the coding sequence ATGAATACACAAGATCTGGCAAAACTGCGTTCTATTGTGCCTGAGATGCGTCGCGTCCGGCACATTCATTTTGTTGGCATTGGCGGTGCCGGTATGGGAGGGATTGCGGAGGTTCTGGCTAACGAAGGCTACCAGATTAGCGGATCGGATCTTGCGCCCAACCTGGTGACACAGCAGCTGGCAAAACTCGGCGTGACTCTCTATTTCAATCATCGTCCGGAAAATGTGCGTGATGCGAGCGTGGTGGTGGTCTCCAGCGCCATATCGGCCGATAACCCGGAAATTGTTGCCGCATACGAAGCACGTATTCCGGTGATTCGTCGTGCAGAAATGCTGGCTGAACTGATGCGTTTTCGCCACGGTATTGCGGTTGCCGGAACGCATGGTAAAACCACCACAACGGCGATGGTCGCCTGCATCTATGCAGAAGCCGGTCTTGATCCTACCTTTGTTAATGGTGGTTTAGTGAAGGCGGCGGGGGTGCATGCGCGTCTCGGCCACAGTCGCTACTTGATCGCTGAAGCCGATGAGAGCGACGCCTCATTTTTACATTTGCAGCCAATGGTCGCTATTGTCACCAATATAGAAGCAGACCATATGGATACCTATCAGGGTGATTTCGCGAAATTAGAGCAGACTTTTATCAGTTTTCTGCATAATCTGCCATTTTATGGTCGCGCGGTATTGTGTGTGGATGATCCGGTGATTCGTGAATTATTGCCTCGCGTTGGTCGCCAGATAACAACCTATGGTTTTAGCGACGATGCCGATATACGTATAGAAGATTACCATCAGGTGGGTGCGCAGGGGCGTTTCTGCCTGATTCGCCATGATAAAGAGCCGCTGGTCGTGAAGCTGAATGCACCAGGGTGTCATAACGCACTCAATGCGGCCGCCGCGGTGGCGGTGGCGACAGAAGAAGGTATTGATGACGCAGCGATCCTGCGCGCGCTGGAAAGTTTTCAGGGAACCGGACGGCGCTTTGATTTTCTCGGTGAATACCCGCTGGCGCCGGTTAATGGTAAAAGTGGCAGTGTCATGCTGATTGATGATTATGGTCATCACCCGACAGAAGTCGATGCGACCATTAAAGCGGCCCGGGCTGGCTGGCCGGACAAACACCTGGTGATGATATTTCAGCCTCACCGTTTTACCCGTACCCGTGATCTTTACGACGACTTTGCGAATGTGCTGACTCAGGTTGATGCATTACTGATGCTGGATGTCTATCCGGCCGGAGAAGCGCCTATTCCAGGTGCGGATAGTCGCTCATTATGCCGTACTATCCGTAGCCGTGGTAAGGTTGATCCAATTTTTATCTCTGACGCCGGACAGGTGGCAGAAATGCTGGCTTCGGTATTAACCGGTGACGATTTAGTGCTGGTACAGGGCGCGGGTAATATTGGCAGGATTGCCCGCCAGTTAGCGGAAATCAAACTTGTGCCACAACAAGCGGGGATAGCGTATCATGGCTGA
- the ftsA gene encoding cell division protein FtsA: protein MMKATDRKLVVGLEIGTAKVAALVGEVLPDGMINIIGVGSCPSRGMDKGGVNDLESVVKCVQRAIDQAELMADCQISSVYLALSGKHISCQNEIGMVSISEEEVTQEDVENVVHTAKSVRLRDEHRILHVIPQEYAIDYQEGIKNPVGLSGVRMHAKVHLITCHNDMAKNIVKAVERCGLKVDQLIFSGLASSYAVLTEDERELGVCVVDIGGGTMDIAVYTGGALRHTKVIPYAGNVVTSDIAYAFGTPPSDAEAIKVRHGCALGSLVGKDESVEVPSVGGRPPRSLQRQTLAEVIEPRYIELLNLVNEEILQVQEQLRQQGVKHHLAAGIVLTGGAAQIEGLAACAQRVFHTQVRIGAPLNITGLTDYAQEPYYSTAVGLLHYGKESHLNSDAEIEKHVTISVGSWIKRINSWLRKEF from the coding sequence ATGATGAAGGCAACGGACAGAAAACTGGTAGTTGGGCTGGAGATTGGCACCGCAAAAGTTGCTGCATTAGTCGGAGAGGTTCTGCCCGATGGGATGATCAATATCATCGGCGTGGGAAGTTGTCCATCGCGGGGTATGGATAAAGGCGGCGTGAATGATCTTGAATCTGTGGTGAAATGCGTCCAGCGTGCTATTGACCAGGCTGAGCTGATGGCAGATTGCCAGATATCATCCGTTTATCTGGCGCTTTCGGGAAAACATATTAGTTGCCAGAATGAAATTGGTATGGTGTCGATTTCAGAAGAAGAGGTAACCCAGGAAGACGTCGAGAATGTCGTCCATACGGCCAAGTCAGTGCGGTTGCGTGATGAACATCGTATTTTACATGTTATTCCGCAAGAGTACGCGATTGACTACCAGGAGGGAATAAAAAACCCCGTGGGGTTATCTGGCGTACGTATGCATGCGAAAGTGCATCTGATTACCTGCCATAATGATATGGCGAAGAATATCGTTAAAGCAGTAGAACGTTGCGGTTTGAAAGTCGACCAGCTCATTTTTTCTGGTTTAGCGTCCAGCTATGCAGTATTAACGGAAGATGAGCGTGAGCTGGGGGTCTGCGTTGTCGATATTGGTGGTGGTACAATGGATATTGCCGTCTATACCGGCGGCGCTTTGCGTCATACGAAAGTTATTCCTTACGCAGGCAATGTCGTCACCAGTGATATCGCCTATGCTTTTGGTACACCACCGAGCGATGCAGAAGCGATTAAAGTACGTCATGGTTGCGCGCTGGGTTCTTTAGTCGGTAAAGATGAAAGTGTTGAAGTGCCGAGTGTGGGGGGACGTCCACCGCGTAGCCTGCAACGGCAAACCCTGGCGGAAGTGATTGAGCCGCGTTATATCGAACTGCTCAATCTGGTGAATGAAGAGATTTTGCAGGTGCAGGAACAACTTCGCCAACAGGGTGTCAAACATCACCTGGCAGCGGGCATTGTATTAACTGGTGGCGCGGCACAAATAGAAGGCCTGGCTGCGTGTGCGCAACGGGTATTTCATACCCAGGTACGTATTGGTGCGCCACTGAATATTACAGGATTAACGGATTATGCCCAGGAGCCCTATTACTCGACAGCTGTCGGATTGCTCCACTATGGCAAAGAGTCGCATCTTAATAGTGATGCAGAAATCGAAAAACATGTAACAATATCAGTTGGCTCGTGGATTAAGAGAATTAATAGCTGGCTGCGAAAAGAGTTTTAA
- the murG gene encoding undecaprenyldiphospho-muramoylpentapeptide beta-N-acetylglucosaminyltransferase, with protein sequence MSDRKKRLVVMAGGTGGHVFPGLAVAHHLMKQGWQVRWLGTADRMEANLVPKYGIEIDFIRISGLRGKGLKALLFAPVRILNAWYQARRIMRRFRPDVVLGMGGYVSGPGGLAAWSLGIPVVLHEQNGVAGLTNKWLAKVATTVLQAFPGAFPQAEIVGNPVRDDVLALPFPEQRWMGRQGPIRVLVMGGSQGARVLNQVMPQVAAQSGDAVTIWHQCGKDNQQAVQQAYADAGQAQHKVTDFIDDMAAAYSWADVVVCRSGALTVSEIAAAGLPALFVPFQHQDRQQYWNALPLEKAGAAKIIEQPQFTPEAVAQTLAGWDRKKLLEMAQCARRTAIPDATERVAERVNAVTEKR encoded by the coding sequence ATGAGTGATCGGAAAAAGCGGTTAGTGGTGATGGCCGGAGGTACGGGAGGGCATGTGTTCCCCGGCCTTGCGGTGGCGCATCACTTAATGAAACAGGGCTGGCAGGTACGCTGGCTTGGCACCGCTGATCGCATGGAGGCGAATTTAGTCCCGAAGTACGGGATTGAGATTGATTTTATCCGGATATCGGGTTTGCGTGGCAAAGGGCTAAAAGCATTGCTCTTTGCCCCCGTGCGTATCCTTAACGCCTGGTATCAGGCACGCCGGATTATGCGGCGTTTCAGGCCTGATGTGGTGCTGGGCATGGGGGGGTATGTGTCGGGGCCTGGTGGACTGGCGGCATGGTCGCTCGGCATTCCGGTCGTATTGCATGAACAAAATGGCGTTGCAGGTCTGACCAACAAATGGCTGGCGAAGGTGGCGACCACGGTATTACAGGCCTTTCCTGGTGCATTTCCTCAGGCGGAAATTGTGGGTAATCCGGTGCGTGATGATGTACTGGCGTTACCCTTTCCGGAGCAGCGCTGGATGGGTCGTCAGGGGCCGATACGTGTGCTGGTCATGGGAGGTTCACAGGGGGCGCGGGTGCTGAATCAGGTCATGCCACAAGTCGCTGCTCAGTCAGGTGACGCGGTGACTATCTGGCACCAGTGCGGTAAAGATAACCAGCAGGCAGTACAGCAGGCGTATGCTGATGCCGGACAAGCACAGCATAAGGTCACAGATTTTATCGATGATATGGCTGCCGCCTATAGCTGGGCTGATGTGGTGGTGTGCCGTTCCGGGGCGTTAACGGTAAGTGAAATTGCCGCCGCAGGTCTGCCTGCGCTATTTGTGCCGTTTCAGCATCAGGATCGCCAGCAATACTGGAATGCATTACCGCTGGAAAAGGCTGGGGCAGCGAAAATCATTGAACAACCACAGTTCACACCAGAGGCTGTGGCGCAGACACTGGCTGGCTGGGATCGGAAAAAATTGCTGGAGATGGCACAATGTGCTCGTCGTACTGCGATCCCGGATGCCACCGAACGTGTTGCAGAGCGTGTTAATGCCGTGACAGAGAAGCGATAA
- the ftsQ gene encoding cell division protein FtsQ has translation MSQAALNPRNRQSKEDTPPGQSNGARLSGIIFLLAVLCSVLISGLMVLRWMEDAQRLPLSRLVVTGERYYTRNDDIRQAILALGPPGTFMTQDVNIIQSQIERLPWIKQVSVRKQWPDELKIHLVEYVPLARWNDQHMVDKEGNAFTIPAERNNKTDLPKLYGPEGSENEVLQGYRDMGQVLTKEKLTLKVAAMTARRSWQLTLNNDIKLNLGRGDTIKRLQRFIELYPVFQQQAQTDGKQISYVDLRYDSGAAVGWLSGPVEAVAQQPNQVQAEQ, from the coding sequence ATGTCGCAGGCTGCGCTAAATCCCCGGAATCGCCAGAGCAAAGAAGATACGCCCCCAGGGCAAAGTAATGGCGCTCGTCTGTCCGGGATAATTTTTTTACTGGCGGTATTATGCAGTGTGCTGATCAGTGGCTTGATGGTTTTAAGATGGATGGAGGATGCGCAGCGTTTACCCCTGTCCAGGCTGGTGGTGACCGGGGAGCGTTACTATACCCGCAATGATGATATTCGTCAGGCGATTCTGGCGCTGGGGCCACCGGGAACGTTTATGACACAGGATGTCAATATTATCCAGAGTCAGATTGAACGTCTGCCCTGGATTAAGCAGGTGAGTGTCAGAAAACAGTGGCCAGATGAATTAAAGATTCATCTGGTTGAATATGTGCCTCTTGCGCGCTGGAATGATCAGCATATGGTAGACAAAGAGGGCAACGCTTTTACCATACCGGCCGAGCGTAACAATAAGACGGACTTACCGAAGCTCTATGGGCCAGAGGGAAGTGAAAACGAAGTATTACAAGGGTATCGTGACATGGGACAGGTGCTGACAAAAGAGAAACTGACGTTAAAAGTCGCAGCAATGACCGCTCGTCGCTCCTGGCAGTTGACGCTGAATAACGATATTAAGCTTAACCTCGGTCGGGGTGATACCATAAAACGGCTGCAGCGTTTTATTGAACTCTATCCGGTTTTTCAGCAGCAGGCACAAACAGATGGTAAACAGATAAGCTATGTTGATCTACGTTATGACTCTGGTGCGGCAGTAGGCTGGCTATCAGGTCCTGTAGAGGCGGTGGCTCAACAACCGAATCAGGTACAGGCAGAGCAATAA